One part of the Lotus japonicus ecotype B-129 chromosome 2, LjGifu_v1.2 genome encodes these proteins:
- the LOC130737441 gene encoding uncharacterized protein At4g15970-like isoform X3 yields MTSPTTPNAALTPPHAPIPRRRFPPTSFRHAAGNSVASMTPESSTLHLRLTVAAALLFSAVSLSCVFLFKNADYSHYSTVFPLASTDSAEASNEYSLEKILSEAAMEDRTVILTTLNEAWAAPNSVFDLFLESFRIGDRTRRLLNHLVIIALDQKAFIRCQVIHSYCFLLVSEGIDFHEEAYFMTPRYLKMMWRRIDFLRSVLEMGYNFVFTDVDIMWFRDPFPRFHADADFQIACDHFTGNFDDVENRPNGGFNFVKSNNRSIEFYKFWAEDEILGYS; encoded by the exons ATGACCTCACCGACAACACCAAATGCCGCTCTCACGCCCCCGCACGCTCCCATCCCACGGCGACGATTCCCGCCGACATCGTTCCGCCACGCCGCTGGTAACTCCGTCGCATCCATGACGCCGGAATCCTCGACCCTCCATCTCAGGCTAACCGTCGCCGCCGCGCTGCTTTTCTCCGCCGTTTCTCTCTCCTGCGTATTCCTCTTCAAAAACGCCGATTACTCTCACTATTCGACGGTTTTCCCGTTGGCGTCCACCGATTCCGCTGAG GCTAGCAATGAATATTCACTTGAAAAAATTCTGAGTGAGGCTGCAATGGAAGACAGAACTGTTATCTTGACCACGTTAAATGAAGCATGGGCAGCACCAAATTCAGTAtttgatcttttccttgagagctTTAGAATTGGAGATCGTACTCGTAGGCTTTTGAATCATTTGGTAATTATTGCATTGGATCAGAAGGCATTTATACGCTGTCAGGTTATACACTCCTATTGCTTTTTGCTTGTTAGTGAAGGTATTGATTTTCATGAAGAGGCGTACTTTATGACTCCTCGCTACTTGAAGATGATGTGGAGAAGGATTGATTTCCTACGTTCCGTTCTTGAGATGGGGTACAATTTTGTCTTCACA GATGTTGACATCATGTGGTTCAGGGACCCTTTTCCACGGTTTCACGCTGATGCAGATTTCCAGATAGCTTGTGATCATTTCACGGGTAACTTCGATGATGTGGAGAACAGACCCAATGGAGGGTTCAACTTTGTGAAGTCCAATAATAGGTCAATAGAGTTTTACAAATTCTG GGCTGAAGATGAAATTCTTGGATACAGCTAG
- the LOC130737441 gene encoding uncharacterized protein At4g15970-like isoform X4 codes for MTSPTTPNAALTPPHAPIPRRRFPPTSFRHAAGNSVASMTPESSTLHLRLTVAAALLFSAVSLSCVFLFKNADYSHYSTVFPLASTDSAEASNEYSLEKILSEAAMEDRTVILTTLNEAWAAPNSVFDLFLESFRIGDRTRRLLNHLVIIALDQKAFIRCQVIHSYCFLLVSEGIDFHEEAYFMTPRYLKMMWRRIDFLRSVLEMGYNFVFTDVDIMWFRDPFPRFHADADFQIACDHFTGNFDDVENRPNGGFNFVKSNNRAEDEILGYS; via the exons ATGACCTCACCGACAACACCAAATGCCGCTCTCACGCCCCCGCACGCTCCCATCCCACGGCGACGATTCCCGCCGACATCGTTCCGCCACGCCGCTGGTAACTCCGTCGCATCCATGACGCCGGAATCCTCGACCCTCCATCTCAGGCTAACCGTCGCCGCCGCGCTGCTTTTCTCCGCCGTTTCTCTCTCCTGCGTATTCCTCTTCAAAAACGCCGATTACTCTCACTATTCGACGGTTTTCCCGTTGGCGTCCACCGATTCCGCTGAG GCTAGCAATGAATATTCACTTGAAAAAATTCTGAGTGAGGCTGCAATGGAAGACAGAACTGTTATCTTGACCACGTTAAATGAAGCATGGGCAGCACCAAATTCAGTAtttgatcttttccttgagagctTTAGAATTGGAGATCGTACTCGTAGGCTTTTGAATCATTTGGTAATTATTGCATTGGATCAGAAGGCATTTATACGCTGTCAGGTTATACACTCCTATTGCTTTTTGCTTGTTAGTGAAGGTATTGATTTTCATGAAGAGGCGTACTTTATGACTCCTCGCTACTTGAAGATGATGTGGAGAAGGATTGATTTCCTACGTTCCGTTCTTGAGATGGGGTACAATTTTGTCTTCACA GATGTTGACATCATGTGGTTCAGGGACCCTTTTCCACGGTTTCACGCTGATGCAGATTTCCAGATAGCTTGTGATCATTTCACGGGTAACTTCGATGATGTGGAGAACAGACCCAATGGAGGGTTCAACTTTGTGAAGTCCAATAATAG GGCTGAAGATGAAATTCTTGGATACAGCTAG
- the LOC130737441 gene encoding uncharacterized protein At4g15970-like isoform X2, with protein sequence MTSPTTPNAALTPPHAPIPRRRFPPTSFRHAAGNSVASMTPESSTLHLRLTVAAALLFSAVSLSCVFLFKNADYSHYSTVFPLASTDSAEASNEYSLEKILSEAAMEDRTVILTTLNEAWAAPNSVFDLFLESFRIGDRTRRLLNHLVIIALDQKAFIRCQVIHSYCFLLVSEGIDFHEEAYFMTPRYLKMMWRRIDFLRSVLEMGYNFVFTDVDIMWFRDPFPRFHADADFQIACDHFTGNFDDVENRPNGGFNFVKSNNRSIEFYKFWYSSQETYPGYHDQDVLNFIKVDPFIADIGLKMKFLDTASFGGICEPSRDLNQVCTMHANCCYGIDSKLHDLRIMLQDWRHYLTLPPSLKRMSVISWRVPQKCSLDSLRPHGSPQMSVQEE encoded by the exons ATGACCTCACCGACAACACCAAATGCCGCTCTCACGCCCCCGCACGCTCCCATCCCACGGCGACGATTCCCGCCGACATCGTTCCGCCACGCCGCTGGTAACTCCGTCGCATCCATGACGCCGGAATCCTCGACCCTCCATCTCAGGCTAACCGTCGCCGCCGCGCTGCTTTTCTCCGCCGTTTCTCTCTCCTGCGTATTCCTCTTCAAAAACGCCGATTACTCTCACTATTCGACGGTTTTCCCGTTGGCGTCCACCGATTCCGCTGAG GCTAGCAATGAATATTCACTTGAAAAAATTCTGAGTGAGGCTGCAATGGAAGACAGAACTGTTATCTTGACCACGTTAAATGAAGCATGGGCAGCACCAAATTCAGTAtttgatcttttccttgagagctTTAGAATTGGAGATCGTACTCGTAGGCTTTTGAATCATTTGGTAATTATTGCATTGGATCAGAAGGCATTTATACGCTGTCAGGTTATACACTCCTATTGCTTTTTGCTTGTTAGTGAAGGTATTGATTTTCATGAAGAGGCGTACTTTATGACTCCTCGCTACTTGAAGATGATGTGGAGAAGGATTGATTTCCTACGTTCCGTTCTTGAGATGGGGTACAATTTTGTCTTCACA GATGTTGACATCATGTGGTTCAGGGACCCTTTTCCACGGTTTCACGCTGATGCAGATTTCCAGATAGCTTGTGATCATTTCACGGGTAACTTCGATGATGTGGAGAACAGACCCAATGGAGGGTTCAACTTTGTGAAGTCCAATAATAGGTCAATAGAGTTTTACAAATTCTGGTATTCTTCCCAAGAAACCTATCCTGGATACCACGATCAGGATGTCCTCAATTTCATCAAGGTTGACCCTTTCATTGCTGATATAGGGCTGAAGATGAAATTCTTGGATACAGCTAGTTTTGGTGGGATTTGTGAACCAAGTCGAGATTTAAATCAAGTTTGTACAATGCATGCAAATTGTTGCTATGGTATCGATAGTAAGCTGCATGATCTTAGAATTATGCTTCAGGATTGGAGACATTATTTGACCTTGCCTCCAAGTTTAAAGAGAATGTCAGTTATTTCCTGGAGGGTTCCTCAGAAATGCAG CCTCGATTCACTCAGGCCCCATGGTTCACCACAGATGAGTGTTCAAGAAGAGTAA
- the LOC130737441 gene encoding uncharacterized protein At4g15970-like isoform X1, whose protein sequence is MTSPTTPNAALTPPHAPIPRRRFPPTSFRHAAGNSVASMTPESSTLHLRLTVAAALLFSAVSLSCVFLFKNADYSHYSTVFPLASTDSAEASNEYSLEKILSEAAMEDRTVILTTLNEAWAAPNSVFDLFLESFRIGDRTRRLLNHLVIIALDQKAFIRCQVIHSYCFLLVSEGIDFHEEAYFMTPRYLKMMWRRIDFLRSVLEMGYNFVFTDVDIMWFRDPFPRFHADADFQIACDHFTGNFDDVENRPNGGFNFVKSNNRSIEFYKFWYSSQETYPGYHDQDVLNFIKVDPFIADIGLKMKFLDTASFGGICEPSRDLNQVCTMHANCCYGIDSKLHDLRIMLQDWRHYLTLPPSLKRMSVISWRVPQKCRLPRFTQAPWFTTDECSRRVKLQLHVSIHVWNYNGF, encoded by the exons ATGACCTCACCGACAACACCAAATGCCGCTCTCACGCCCCCGCACGCTCCCATCCCACGGCGACGATTCCCGCCGACATCGTTCCGCCACGCCGCTGGTAACTCCGTCGCATCCATGACGCCGGAATCCTCGACCCTCCATCTCAGGCTAACCGTCGCCGCCGCGCTGCTTTTCTCCGCCGTTTCTCTCTCCTGCGTATTCCTCTTCAAAAACGCCGATTACTCTCACTATTCGACGGTTTTCCCGTTGGCGTCCACCGATTCCGCTGAG GCTAGCAATGAATATTCACTTGAAAAAATTCTGAGTGAGGCTGCAATGGAAGACAGAACTGTTATCTTGACCACGTTAAATGAAGCATGGGCAGCACCAAATTCAGTAtttgatcttttccttgagagctTTAGAATTGGAGATCGTACTCGTAGGCTTTTGAATCATTTGGTAATTATTGCATTGGATCAGAAGGCATTTATACGCTGTCAGGTTATACACTCCTATTGCTTTTTGCTTGTTAGTGAAGGTATTGATTTTCATGAAGAGGCGTACTTTATGACTCCTCGCTACTTGAAGATGATGTGGAGAAGGATTGATTTCCTACGTTCCGTTCTTGAGATGGGGTACAATTTTGTCTTCACA GATGTTGACATCATGTGGTTCAGGGACCCTTTTCCACGGTTTCACGCTGATGCAGATTTCCAGATAGCTTGTGATCATTTCACGGGTAACTTCGATGATGTGGAGAACAGACCCAATGGAGGGTTCAACTTTGTGAAGTCCAATAATAGGTCAATAGAGTTTTACAAATTCTGGTATTCTTCCCAAGAAACCTATCCTGGATACCACGATCAGGATGTCCTCAATTTCATCAAGGTTGACCCTTTCATTGCTGATATAGGGCTGAAGATGAAATTCTTGGATACAGCTAGTTTTGGTGGGATTTGTGAACCAAGTCGAGATTTAAATCAAGTTTGTACAATGCATGCAAATTGTTGCTATGGTATCGATAGTAAGCTGCATGATCTTAGAATTATGCTTCAGGATTGGAGACATTATTTGACCTTGCCTCCAAGTTTAAAGAGAATGTCAGTTATTTCCTGGAGGGTTCCTCAGAAATGCAGGTTG CCTCGATTCACTCAGGCCCCATGGTTCACCACAGATGAGTGTTCAAGAAGAGTAAAGTTGCAGTTGCATGTGTCAATTCATGTTTGGAACTACAATGGATTCTGA